The following nucleotide sequence is from Mucilaginibacter sp. cycad4.
CATCGTTTAATTTGAAAGTGCCGGCGCCCTCTACCGGGTCTTTGGTTTGCTGTACGTACTTATCCCGCAATACATATCCTGATGTTAGTTTATCCGATACCGCTATTTTTATGCCTGCACCCGATCCTTCTGTTTTAAAAAACAGGTAATATTTATTGTTCTTATAAACGATATCTCCATCGATACAGGCACCACCATCAGGCTTAAAGAAAAGTTGTTTGGGTTCGGTTTCCAAGCCTGTAAAATCCTTGTTGGCATAGGCGTAATAGATCTTATCGGCCTCTTCGCCAAAACGCATCGACCAGTAGATCACGTATTTTTTAGCCTGCGGATCATAAATAGTTTGCGGAGCCCACACCCTGTTTACACCAGCAAATTTTTCATAAAGCTTGGTGATATCAATAGTTTTAGAGCTCCAGTGTACCAGGTCGGTTGATTTGAGCAGCACCATAGAATAATCAGGCCCCCAGCCGTATTTTTCAGTGTTCATGTCGGTTGCTACCATATAAAAAGTTTTACCATCGGCAGCACGCATAATATGTGGGTCGCGCACACCGCCGGTAGCACTGATGTCAGCCGATTTTAAAACAGGATTATTATTATTCAGCGCGCGGAAATGATAACCATCATTGCTCAGGGCAAAACGAATTTCTTCGCCGCCTTTGCCGCCAGTAAAATAAGTAAAGAGGTAGGCACTGAACCTGCTATTCTGTTCAGATCTCTTGCCTGATAATCCTTGCTTTTTTACCGCCTTACCATTACCTGGCTGCGCAATGCATACGAAATAAAAGATGGTCAAAATGCCCAGTAAAACTATTTTTCTCATGTATATATTTATTGTTGGTTCAAATTATCAATTGAATTTTTGGACTCCTTTAGTGCTCACTTTTTTGATATTACCATCCGCGTCAAAATTTAAACTATCCAAACACAGTTGCCGCAACACAAACGATTCCTTTTGCGGAAAAATGCGGTGATATAAAATATAGCGCTGCCCTTTTTCGATAAAAGTAGTATGGTGACCGGGGCCAATCACCGTACTATCGGCCGAAGTATTTAATATAACCCGGTGTTCATCTTCCCGGAAAGGGCCGAGCGGGCTATTTCCTTTCGCATAACCTACCTGGTAGGTGGCATCAATGGCTTTACCCTCTGAAAACATGAGGTAATAGGTTTGGTTGCGTTTAACCATATGCGCACCTTCAAAAAAATGAGGTGTAGTGATGTCTTGGGGTGCTCCGTCAAACGTAACCATATCATCCTTCAGCTTTACAGCCATGCAATGCCCATTGATCCATTTATACCCCGATCCCCAATACAGGTATACGCTGCCATCGGCATCAATAAAACAATCCGGGTCGATATTATGCACCTCGGTATAATCAGTGGATTTCACCATGGGTGTATTGTCGCTTTTTAAGTTTTTCCACGGACCAAGCGGCGTGTTGCTCACTCCTCCCCAAACCTCGCCGCCTACGGCTACATACATGTAAAATTTATTGTCTTTTCCTTTTACTACAGATGGCGCCCAAACCATTTCGTTAAGAGCTGTTGGACTTGTACAAGCTTGTTTAGTAGGCCAGTTGATGTGATGCCGGGTAAATTTGATAAAGTCGGTAGTTTCCAGTACCGCCAGTTCCTTATCACCCCAGGGATCAATTGTGGCATAAATGAAGAAACGGCCCTTATCTTTTACAATAGTTGGATCAGCAAAATATCCGCCGGTTATGGGATTTGGGATCATTTGCTTTTGTGCGCGCAAAACTGTGCCAGCCAAAACAAGAATAAAAAGGAAAAACAGGTGCTTGGTCATAACGAAGATAAAAACATCTCAATATTAAGTGTTATTTTAACAATTAACTAATTTAATACGATTTTATCTTAATTATTTTATGATCGTTACTTGGGTATTAAATATCTTTATGTAGAGACGCATAATTGCGTCTTCCAAAGGACAAGCCACTTTGTAACCGAGTAAGCTGCCTACCTTGCATGCAGGAGACGCAATTATGCGTCTCTACAATTTCAAAATTTAAACAGCATCTAAATCTATATTTTCAGGAAAATCTTATTCCTATATAAAAAGTACAACAGCGCAAGCTGTACAATTACAATGGATATTGCTGCCCATACCGGTTGCCAGCTTTGAGCCAGATGACTGATAATTCCTCCGAAGAAAAAATTAGCTGTATGCTGAAAATCAACCATCCCTTCAGCTGCCAAATAGATCAGGATAGAATTTACCCCGATAAGCACAAAAGGAAACGCCCATTTCCGGTACCCGGCAACATCTATCACCAGGTAAAATATCGAAAGGAAAACCACGCTCCATCCGCCTACAAACATTACAAACGAACTTGTCCATAAACGTTTATTTATCGGGAAAGCAAGGTTCCAAAGCAGTCCTACGCCGATAAATAACATACCGACTGCGAATAAGCAAACACCCTTTTTCCACATCGGCCATTTTGCAGATTCAAGCTTCAGGAACTGGCCTGTAAAAATACCCAACATGGCCGTCCCAATAGCTGGAATGGTTGATAATATGCCCTCAGGGTCATGCACTTTATCGTGCAGCCTGCCCGGAAGTAACAAACGGTCGATATATGATTCAAGGCTGCCGTTCATAGTTAAAACCCCTGTCCCGTACCCGGGCACCGGGATGAGTTCCATGGCTGCCCAATAACCCAGCAACAAAATGCCAAACCATAAAACCTGCCCTCGTATGCTGAAATTAAGATAAATAATACCTGCAAAAAACCAGGCCAGACCGATACGCCCAAGCACACTGGCAAAGCGGGTATTCTCCAAACCGTTAAACTTAAACAAGCCGTTAACAACTACTCCTAAAAACAGCAGGATAATGGTACGCCTGATCATGGAACGATAAATTTCACCTTTGGAAGATGAGGGCAACAGATACGGATGGGCTACACCATGTTTGGCAACTTTACCTCCCATTGAATAAGGCATCGAAACACCTGCAATAAACAAAAACAGGGGAAAGATCATATCATAAAATGTGATCCCGTTCCACTCAGTGTGATGTAATTGTCCCGACATCCATACCATAAGCGGCCAGCCGGTGGCTTTAGCAAGGGCATGCACTACCCCTTCTCCGCTCATGATCCAAAACATATCAAAACCACGAAGAGCATCTAACGATAATAATCTTGCCGGCTTCGCAGCAATATTTCCAGGTTTAGCTGTTGATGTATCCATTACTTTAGATCGTTCCCCATGTTTGTTCTGTATTTTTCATAAAGCTGTTTTGCAACAACCGTGCTGCTGCCGGCAGGAGCAACAGGATAAGTTTTGGACGAATTAACCCATTGCCATTCCCAGTTACTGATTGATTTATCAAATTGTTTAAAGTCGGGCTCTTTACCTGTTTTTATTGATCCTTTCAGTAACTCAAAGAATTTTTGCCAGCGTACCTTGTAAAAATCATTGAGCAAACCGCTCCATTGCCTGCACGAATATTCATGCAGCGGACTATCGGCATCGCCCCAAAGTGTTATCAGGTTACGGGCATTTTTTTCGTAAAGTGCTTTTTCACCAGAGGTTGTTCCCCAGCTACGGGCATCAGCTATCCAGGGGCCAAGCATAAAATCCTTGCGGGTGCCCAGCAGTCTGTCCATATCTGTTATCAGGTTAAGGTATTCGGCCGTATACTTATCAAAAGCCTTTTCATCTTTATCATGATAGGCTTTGATCCATTTTAACTGGAGCGGCCTGCCGTAGTTGGCCAGTACCTGCCGGGTTACATCAACCAGGTCGTAATTAAACCCGCTGCTTAGTTTACATGCAGGTATAGCCGCGATGATTTTGTCCCAGGCAGGCAGCAGGTCTTTCCGGTTGTAGTTTAAACGGGTGCGGGTCCATATCGCAGCCGAATCAAGCGTTGGCCGACCGGTGATGATCGATTCGGCCCCGTCACGGATGTCCTTTCCATTAAATACGGTTGCCCTGAGCGTTTGCCAGGCATCAAGTGCATCCTCGCTTTTTACACCATAACGATTAAATAAGTACTCCGGCAGCCATTGATCAAGATCAATTGGCTTATTTTCCCAGGTATGCTGTGTCATTAACTCATAAAGCACAGGAGTTTGTTCAATGGCCTCCATGGTTAAGCCAATCCCAACCATTTTCCCCGAGTTCGGGTCGTTAAGAGCCTGTGCCGGCTGTGTTGCTACCGCTTCTATCCTGCCAAACAAACTATTGTTGCCCCCATAGTTATGCAGCATATTCCAGATCCAGGGCTTTCCGTAAAACGCATCCGTCCGTTTCCATATTGGTTCGTAGTCGGTATTGAGATCAAGCACAATCATATGATCATTGGGTACGGCATTCAACAATGCTTTGATCTGCTCGTTTTGCCAGAATTTACGGTCGCTGAAAAACAACCAGCCCTGCATTACCCAAACAGCTTTCGGATCGGCCTCTTTCATGCCGTCATAAACCCTTGCGCTCAGTTCCGACAGGAACTTAGGATCATTTGAGGGTGGCTCATTCTCATTAAAAGTATCAGCAGAGTATAAGTGATCTGTACCGTAAACCTTGGTTTGTTCCTGTATAAACTTTTTACCAATCTCCGCAAATAAGGGATCTTCCGAATCAAGGATATAAGTATCGGCGAAGCCATTGTTCCAGTTGGTTTGTTTCAGCTTGGCATTGGGAAAATGTGTTTTAAACGATGCCGGCACGTGACCTGTAAACGCCGGAAGCACCGGTTTTATCCCAAGTTCACGCTCGCGCTGCAATATTTTAACCTGCAGTTCCTTATGACTGCTTATCCAGCTTGCCGGCAGGGGCCCATCCCATTTATCAATATTGCCCATATAAAACCAGCCAAAATAGGCCGGCCCTGTAAAAAAGTTCTGCATGTCTTTATCGCTAAAGCCCATGCTTTTATAAACTTTATCCCACACGTACTCCTGCCCGGTTATAGCCAGCGGCATGTTGATCCCGTGAAGGGCCATCCAGTCAATTTCCTTTTCCCATCGTTTCCAGTCCCACCAGCTCATGCTATAGCTATAAGTACAATAGTTAAGGTAGTACCGGTATTGGTAAGGCGTAGTTTTATGAACCTTTTGGGCTGGCATGGGCAACTTTACGGGAAGGTTCAGATTTGTGCCATTCCATGTGATCTGGCAATGCGCATATTCGGTAAGGTAGTAATATAATGCCGACGCTACCGCAATACCATTATTGCCCCTCAAGATAATTTTACCTTTGGCTCCTTCCACTTCAAAAACATCTTTGGCTTCACTTTCGGAAAGCGGCTGAACAATAAAATTTTGTGCATAACCGGGCACCACCCGTTTAATTAAAGCATAAGAAGATGGTACATGCAACTGTGCCTCAGCGCTCATTATTCCACTGCATATGCCACAGAGCAGCATACAAATGAAAACCTTTGTTTTAAAAGTCATTTACTTTGGATGTTTTTATGATTATCGAGTTTACGCACATCGACCGATAAATTTTGAAATCATTATCGCACGCTTACATCATGTACAGAAACTCAAGGCAATAAAAACAAAAAAAGGCATATTTCATTGAAAATAAATCAAAAAGGGAAAATCGCTTTAAAACTGATATTCCGCCCGATGTTATAAATACCCAGGTGCCCGTTTGGCGACGACCGGTAGTATTCAAAATATTTTAAACGATTGAGGTTGGATTGATAGTCCTTATCAAACAAATTATCTACCTGCAAAAAAAGCTCACAAATGGTTTTGTCCGATTTATTTTTGACAGACGCACCCGCCCCGATATTAAACAAAGCATAGCCAGGAGTTGCGGTCTCTGTATTATCCAAAGCGTAGAAACGATTTTGTGTGGTGTAGGCATCCATCTCAGCCTTAAAATAAATTTTTGAAAAAGGACCATAGGCCTTCTGTAAGCTCGCTTTAAACTCCGACCGGATATGCAGCGGTGGGATAAAAGGCAAATATTTAGCTGCACCGTTAGACTCATCAATAAGCTGTTTATTGCCGTTGATGCCGGTTACATAAGCCAGGCTGTTGTTAAAAGCCAGCCATTTAATATTTTGCGGGTGCACGTTAACCGTAAACTCGGCCCCATACAAACGGGCGCTGCTTTGTTGATACTGGTAGGTACTGTTACCCGGCACAATTACTACGGCATTACCATTGGCGTCCGTTAGCTTAGCCTGGTAAATATAATTGTCAATATGGTTATTGAACAGTTCGGCAATTAGGTCAACATCCTTCAGGTAGGCGATAAAACCCAGGTCCTCCTGCAAACTAAATTCGGGGTTAAAGCCGCGGTTGCCTAAATATACAATGTGCGCACCGGGGTCAAGTCCATTGGAGCCGATTTCGGTAATATTGGGAGCTCGGTATCCTCGCGCAATATTAGCCTTGAACAATAAGCGTTCGCTGATGTTGTAGGTTATCCCCAAACTACCCGAAACACCCTGGTATACATGCCTGAAGGCCGGGAATTGCAAATGCGCTCCTGCTGTATCCGGCAACTTCACATGCTGCTCAAATCCGTTTTTTGGGTTTGGCCCTACGTAAAAATCATTCCAATGGATGTGCCGGTTATCATACCGGATCCCGCCCGAGATATCAACTTTCCCAACAGTTTTTTTGGCGAAGAGGAAAGTCCCGGCATCAAACAGGTTATAATCCGGGATCGGAAAATCTGTAGCCGCCTTACTTCGATTGGTTTGGTACATACCATTTACGCCGAGGGTACTTTCTATACCTGCGATAGTTGGTAAATTATACTTCAAATCGTAATTAAGTGTGTTAAGCACTACATATAATCCCGGCTGACTGGTCAACGTGGGATGGTTGTATTCCCTTCGGATGCTTTGCTGCCAGCCAAACGCGGCATTGAGGCTACTGCTTTCGTCCAGTTTAAACTCATTGTGCGTGTAAATACGATAATGCTGAATGCGCTGGTGCAGCGGCGTTATGCTGTATGATCTTAACTCATCGTCACTTACAATTGGTCGGTTCCTGATATTATCAGTACTGCTTTCGGCTATTTGTTTAGTAAACTGCCTTGTAAGCGAATCCCTGCTGCCATCAGGAATTTCCTGCCGGTTATCATAAACGGTTGCTGCAATTTGCGAGTAACCCCAATTTTTATCAACCCTGGCCATGCCCGATAAATTATACTCGTGGAAGCCTGTATTATACACGTAACCATCAATACGGTTTTGATAATCATGTGCCGCTTTTGCTGTTCCCCGGAAGGCATACCGCCAGTCGTTTTTTTTGTATGATAAACCCAGCGAGGTACCTATCATGCCGTTATTGGTATGGTAATCGGCTATATAATCTCCATGTAAAACATTGTTTTCGCCAACCGGCAGGTAAGGGATCATGTTGATCACTCCCGCCAATGCATCCGAGCCATAAGTTAAACTCGCCGGACCTTTCACTACTTCCGCACGACCGATACCATATTGATCTATCTCAATGCCATGCTCATCGCCCCACTGCTGTCCTTCCTGGCGCACACCATCGTATAAGGTTAACACCCGGTTGTAACCTAATCCCCTGATAAACGGTTTGGAGATGTTGGGCCCGGTAGTAACCGCGTTAACACCCGGCACCCCTTTTACAATGGCATCAATAACGTTATTATTTACGTTCTGATCCATCTCTTTCTTAGTCATTACCGCTATAGGGATAGGATTACTTCGCAACTCGGTTTTGCGTGAAACCCCGGTTACCGTTACCTCACTTAATTTGGAGCTGCTTTCTTTCAGATTACCATTCAATAAGGTTGCCTCATCGGGTTTCACGCTCACGTTATAACGCTCGGTAACATACCCAATGTTGGAAAATACTATGGTGTATGTACCAGCCGGCACGTTTTTTAAATGGTAATAACCTTTATCGTTTGTAGTTACTCCAATAGAAGTTCCTGAAAGTGCAACAGTAGCAAAAGAGAGCGGCTCGCTGCCGGCTGTTAATCTTCCTTTAAGGGAACCATGCTGTGCAGAAACCACTACCGGGACTAATAAAAAGCATAGTAAAGACAATATCCTCATTCGTTTTAGCATATCTTAAATAATATACAAAACAAATAAAAAAAATTAGTCTTACCTAATTTTTATATTAAAGTTTATAAAGTTTCTGTCGATGTTAATTCAAATAACAATAGATATAAACTAAAATTGCTCATATATGCAGTTCATTATTTTTTACATAAAATCAATTTAATGATATTGATAATCAAAATATTAGCTTTAAGCCTTGTGCGTTTTGCTTTGAGCTTTATAATTAAATAACCTGTTTATGCTGGATTATAGATGGATGCTGCGGAGAAAAGGCCAGCATAAAATCCTCAGCCCGCTTCACCATGTTTTCCGACCCGATAAAAATAGCCGAACGCTGATGTAGTTCATTAACATCAAGGTCGAGGATCCGCTCAAAACCTGTAGATGCCATACCGCCGGCCTGCTCAACAATAAAGGCCATCGGGTTACATTCATATACCAGTCTCAGTTTTCCGTTTGGATACTGTGAGGTAGTTGGATATAAAAAGATACCGCCTTTAATCAGGTTACGATGAATATCCGCAATCATTGATCCGGTATACCTTGAAGTATACGGTCGGCTGGTAGTCACATCTTCAACCTGGCAATATTTAATGTATTTTTTTACCCCCAATGGGAAATGGGTATAATACCCTTCATTTATTGA
It contains:
- a CDS encoding DUF5009 domain-containing protein, which produces MDTSTAKPGNIAAKPARLLSLDALRGFDMFWIMSGEGVVHALAKATGWPLMVWMSGQLHHTEWNGITFYDMIFPLFLFIAGVSMPYSMGGKVAKHGVAHPYLLPSSSKGEIYRSMIRRTIILLFLGVVVNGLFKFNGLENTRFASVLGRIGLAWFFAGIIYLNFSIRGQVLWFGILLLGYWAAMELIPVPGYGTGVLTMNGSLESYIDRLLLPGRLHDKVHDPEGILSTIPAIGTAMLGIFTGQFLKLESAKWPMWKKGVCLFAVGMLFIGVGLLWNLAFPINKRLWTSSFVMFVGGWSVVFLSIFYLVIDVAGYRKWAFPFVLIGVNSILIYLAAEGMVDFQHTANFFFGGIISHLAQSWQPVWAAISIVIVQLALLYFLYRNKIFLKI
- a CDS encoding family 43 glycosylhydrolase, whose protein sequence is MTKHLFFLFILVLAGTVLRAQKQMIPNPITGGYFADPTIVKDKGRFFIYATIDPWGDKELAVLETTDFIKFTRHHINWPTKQACTSPTALNEMVWAPSVVKGKDNKFYMYVAVGGEVWGGVSNTPLGPWKNLKSDNTPMVKSTDYTEVHNIDPDCFIDADGSVYLYWGSGYKWINGHCMAVKLKDDMVTFDGAPQDITTPHFFEGAHMVKRNQTYYLMFSEGKAIDATYQVGYAKGNSPLGPFREDEHRVILNTSADSTVIGPGHHTTFIEKGQRYILYHRIFPQKESFVLRQLCLDSLNFDADGNIKKVSTKGVQKFN
- a CDS encoding TonB-dependent receptor, with amino-acid sequence MRILSLLCFLLVPVVVSAQHGSLKGRLTAGSEPLSFATVALSGTSIGVTTNDKGYYHLKNVPAGTYTIVFSNIGYVTERYNVSVKPDEATLLNGNLKESSSKLSEVTVTGVSRKTELRSNPIPIAVMTKKEMDQNVNNNVIDAIVKGVPGVNAVTTGPNISKPFIRGLGYNRVLTLYDGVRQEGQQWGDEHGIEIDQYGIGRAEVVKGPASLTYGSDALAGVINMIPYLPVGENNVLHGDYIADYHTNNGMIGTSLGLSYKKNDWRYAFRGTAKAAHDYQNRIDGYVYNTGFHEYNLSGMARVDKNWGYSQIAATVYDNRQEIPDGSRDSLTRQFTKQIAESSTDNIRNRPIVSDDELRSYSITPLHQRIQHYRIYTHNEFKLDESSSLNAAFGWQQSIRREYNHPTLTSQPGLYVVLNTLNYDLKYNLPTIAGIESTLGVNGMYQTNRSKAATDFPIPDYNLFDAGTFLFAKKTVGKVDISGGIRYDNRHIHWNDFYVGPNPKNGFEQHVKLPDTAGAHLQFPAFRHVYQGVSGSLGITYNISERLLFKANIARGYRAPNITEIGSNGLDPGAHIVYLGNRGFNPEFSLQEDLGFIAYLKDVDLIAELFNNHIDNYIYQAKLTDANGNAVVIVPGNSTYQYQQSSARLYGAEFTVNVHPQNIKWLAFNNSLAYVTGINGNKQLIDESNGAAKYLPFIPPLHIRSEFKASLQKAYGPFSKIYFKAEMDAYTTQNRFYALDNTETATPGYALFNIGAGASVKNKSDKTICELFLQVDNLFDKDYQSNLNRLKYFEYYRSSPNGHLGIYNIGRNISFKAIFPF
- a CDS encoding alpha-N-acetylglucosaminidase — translated: MSAEAQLHVPSSYALIKRVVPGYAQNFIVQPLSESEAKDVFEVEGAKGKIILRGNNGIAVASALYYYLTEYAHCQITWNGTNLNLPVKLPMPAQKVHKTTPYQYRYYLNYCTYSYSMSWWDWKRWEKEIDWMALHGINMPLAITGQEYVWDKVYKSMGFSDKDMQNFFTGPAYFGWFYMGNIDKWDGPLPASWISSHKELQVKILQRERELGIKPVLPAFTGHVPASFKTHFPNAKLKQTNWNNGFADTYILDSEDPLFAEIGKKFIQEQTKVYGTDHLYSADTFNENEPPSNDPKFLSELSARVYDGMKEADPKAVWVMQGWLFFSDRKFWQNEQIKALLNAVPNDHMIVLDLNTDYEPIWKRTDAFYGKPWIWNMLHNYGGNNSLFGRIEAVATQPAQALNDPNSGKMVGIGLTMEAIEQTPVLYELMTQHTWENKPIDLDQWLPEYLFNRYGVKSEDALDAWQTLRATVFNGKDIRDGAESIITGRPTLDSAAIWTRTRLNYNRKDLLPAWDKIIAAIPACKLSSGFNYDLVDVTRQVLANYGRPLQLKWIKAYHDKDEKAFDKYTAEYLNLITDMDRLLGTRKDFMLGPWIADARSWGTTSGEKALYEKNARNLITLWGDADSPLHEYSCRQWSGLLNDFYKVRWQKFFELLKGSIKTGKEPDFKQFDKSISNWEWQWVNSSKTYPVAPAGSSTVVAKQLYEKYRTNMGNDLK